The following proteins are co-located in the Vicinamibacterales bacterium genome:
- the asnB gene encoding asparagine synthase (glutamine-hydrolyzing) — protein sequence MCGISALVALEGPLAPHIAHSLRPMTDALAHRGPDGDGFVDCGFAALGHRRLSIIDRAGGHQPMTNEDETCWIVFNGEIYNHKPLRRELEARGHRFRTVSDTEVILHAYEEYGPECVERLNGMFAIVVCDTRRREVFIARDRLGKKPVFYAVLDGVVHVASEIKALRRSPAWDGTLDPGALEGYLSLGYVVEPATVYRHVRKLESGHWMRIAGGRVETRKYWDVTEFDTDRRPDADVLAELEPLLADAVACRLESEVPLGAFLSGGIDSGLVVSWMAEAQGAGVVTTSVGFEEKAHNELDAAALTAGAFRTEHHPMLLEPRLDEVFDTLVDAFDEPFADASAIPTYYVSKAARAHVTVALTGDGGDESFGGYDFRYELHALEARWRRFVPGGAGRAAVGWLGRHWPRSARLPRPLRAGYVLENLGRTPEAAYYADLCIVKPWDTRELMGLPADRASEASPVYEAVTAPYRRCTSADDVQRAQYADLKIYLPNDPLVKVDRTSMANSLEVRCPLLDHRVIEFAFRLPAARKAQPGRSKHFLRTLGARRLPPTLDALPKRGFTAPTAEWMRGRYREWFRDEVLSPDAATSSLVDRSVLERWVREDGAGSRNRSAALWSVWCLERWARRHGAR from the coding sequence GTGTGCGGCATCAGCGCGCTGGTCGCGCTCGAAGGCCCCCTCGCCCCGCACATCGCACACAGCCTCCGTCCCATGACGGACGCGCTGGCGCACCGAGGTCCTGACGGCGACGGATTCGTCGACTGCGGATTCGCCGCCCTCGGCCACCGGCGGCTGTCGATCATCGACCGCGCCGGCGGCCACCAGCCGATGACCAACGAGGACGAGACCTGCTGGATCGTCTTCAACGGCGAGATCTACAACCACAAGCCGCTGCGCCGGGAGCTCGAGGCCCGCGGCCACCGGTTCCGCACCGTGTCGGACACCGAGGTGATCCTCCACGCCTACGAGGAGTACGGGCCGGAGTGCGTCGAACGCCTGAACGGGATGTTCGCGATCGTCGTGTGCGACACCCGCCGGCGCGAGGTCTTCATCGCCCGGGACCGCCTGGGCAAGAAACCGGTCTTCTACGCGGTCCTCGACGGCGTCGTCCACGTCGCCAGCGAGATCAAGGCGCTGCGGCGCAGTCCCGCCTGGGACGGCACGCTCGACCCCGGGGCGCTCGAGGGCTATCTCTCGCTCGGCTATGTCGTCGAGCCGGCGACCGTGTACCGGCACGTCCGGAAGCTGGAGTCCGGCCACTGGATGCGAATCGCCGGCGGCCGCGTGGAGACCCGGAAGTACTGGGACGTCACGGAGTTCGACACCGACCGGCGGCCGGACGCTGACGTGCTGGCCGAGCTGGAACCGCTCCTGGCGGACGCGGTCGCCTGCCGGCTCGAGAGTGAGGTGCCCCTCGGGGCCTTCCTGTCCGGGGGGATCGATTCGGGCCTGGTCGTGTCCTGGATGGCCGAGGCCCAGGGCGCCGGCGTGGTGACGACGTCGGTCGGCTTCGAGGAGAAGGCGCACAACGAGCTGGACGCCGCGGCGCTCACCGCCGGTGCTTTTCGGACCGAGCACCACCCGATGCTCCTCGAGCCGCGGCTGGACGAGGTGTTCGACACGCTCGTGGACGCCTTCGACGAGCCGTTCGCCGATGCGTCCGCGATTCCCACCTACTACGTCTCGAAGGCCGCCCGCGCCCACGTCACCGTGGCGCTCACTGGCGATGGCGGCGACGAGTCGTTCGGCGGCTACGACTTCCGCTACGAGCTGCACGCGCTCGAGGCCCGGTGGCGGCGCTTCGTGCCGGGCGGAGCCGGCCGGGCGGCCGTCGGCTGGCTGGGCCGGCACTGGCCCCGCTCGGCCAGGCTTCCCCGCCCCCTGCGCGCCGGCTACGTCCTCGAGAACCTCGGACGCACGCCCGAGGCCGCGTACTACGCCGACCTGTGCATCGTGAAGCCGTGGGACACCCGTGAGCTGATGGGACTGCCCGCGGACCGCGCGTCGGAGGCGAGTCCGGTCTACGAGGCCGTGACCGCGCCGTACCGCCGCTGCACGTCCGCCGACGACGTGCAGCGGGCCCAGTACGCCGATCTCAAGATCTACCTGCCGAACGATCCGCTGGTGAAGGTCGACCGCACCAGCATGGCGAACAGCCTCGAGGTCCGGTGCCCGCTGCTGGACCACCGCGTCATCGAGTTCGCGTTCCGCCTGCCCGCCGCCCGCAAGGCGCAGCCCGGTCGCTCCAAGCACTTCCTGCGGACGCTGGGCGCGAGGCGCCTGCCGCCGACGCTGGATGCGCTGCCGAAGCGAGGCTTCACCGCGCCGACCGCCGAGTGGATGCGCGGACGCTACCGCGAGTGGTTCCGCGACGAGGTGCTGTCGCCGGACGCGGCCACGTCCAGCCTCGTCGATCGGTCCGTGCTGGAGCGCTGGGTCCGTGAGGACGGCGCCGGATCGCGCAACCGGTCCGCCGCGCTCTGGAGCGTCTGGTGCCTCGAGCGCTGGGCGCGGCGCCACGGCGCCCGCTAG
- a CDS encoding glycosyltransferase produces MTPSGRAPRVLQVVLRLDPGGTERLVIEIVRRLHARVPMAVCCLDAPGAWADRVTDLGVPLHVLEREPGFHVSLAPRLASAARAFGATVLHCHHYSPFVYGRLASFLMPGVRAVYTEHGRLSDQPPSLKRRIVNRLLMAGARDLYAVSHDLRGHLVREAVPARMQVIWNGIDPGEPPDPAARSAARAALGADPGDWVVGAVARLDPVKDLGTLVDAVVRAARTTPRIRLAIVGDGPERGALEGAIERLGAGDRVRLLGHRDDVRALLAGFDAFANTSTSEGISLTLLEAMAAELPVVATRVGGTPEVVVDGETGRLAPARDPDAFAAALLDTSRDAARARAWGAEGRRRLLAHFTIDEMVRRYEDVYREVAAR; encoded by the coding sequence GTGACGCCCAGCGGCAGGGCCCCGCGCGTGCTGCAGGTGGTCCTGCGGCTGGACCCGGGCGGCACCGAGCGCCTCGTCATCGAGATCGTGCGCCGCCTCCACGCCCGCGTGCCCATGGCCGTGTGCTGCCTCGACGCCCCGGGCGCGTGGGCGGACCGTGTCACCGACCTCGGCGTGCCCCTGCACGTCCTCGAGCGAGAGCCGGGCTTTCACGTGTCCCTGGCGCCGCGCCTGGCCTCGGCCGCGCGCGCGTTCGGCGCGACCGTGCTGCACTGTCACCACTATTCGCCCTTCGTCTACGGCCGCCTGGCGTCGTTCCTGATGCCCGGCGTCCGCGCGGTGTATACCGAGCACGGGCGCCTGTCCGACCAGCCGCCGTCGCTCAAGCGTCGGATCGTGAATCGCCTGCTGATGGCCGGGGCGCGCGATCTCTACGCCGTGTCGCACGATCTCAGGGGACACCTGGTCCGCGAGGCCGTGCCCGCCCGCATGCAGGTCATCTGGAACGGCATCGATCCCGGCGAACCGCCGGACCCGGCGGCGCGGTCCGCCGCCCGCGCGGCGCTCGGCGCCGACCCTGGCGACTGGGTGGTGGGCGCGGTTGCGCGGCTGGATCCCGTGAAGGACCTCGGCACGCTCGTCGACGCCGTCGTCCGTGCGGCACGGACGACGCCACGCATCCGGCTCGCCATCGTCGGCGATGGACCGGAACGGGGGGCGCTGGAGGGGGCCATCGAGCGGCTGGGAGCCGGGGACCGCGTGCGGCTCCTCGGCCACAGGGACGACGTGCGCGCGCTGCTGGCGGGCTTCGACGCCTTCGCCAACACCTCCACGAGCGAGGGCATCTCCCTCACGCTGCTCGAAGCGATGGCGGCCGAACTGCCGGTGGTGGCCACGCGCGTGGGCGGCACGCCGGAGGTGGTGGTGGACGGCGAGACAGGCCGGCTCGCGCCGGCCCGCGACCCGGACGCGTTCGCGGCCGCGCTGCTCGACACGAGCCGCGACGCCGCGCGTGCTCGCGCGTGGGGCGCCGAAGGGCGCCGCCGGCTCCTGGCGCACTTCACGATCGACGAGATGGTCCGGCGATACGAGGACGTGTACCGCGAGGTCGCCGCCCGCTGA
- a CDS encoding O-antigen ligase family protein has protein sequence MRSILVLAIIALGFAGSVVSRQIGLLTYIWFALFRPLEWMWWDMRSFRLSLVAGLLFLVPCIFTGWMPNVTNPMSLLSLSFLGTVLVAHFTSYLQSSFGWVDQFIRLLVVCMLAVNLVDSKKKLSQVVAVMAGSFAFFAAKAGLFYYIDGGVQFSAGQAGAFIDNNGYAMAVNMAIPLMAATALALQVDVPYLKYLRYSFLLCIPFSIMTVIGTMSRAGLLSLGSLVLSAGMLQRRPFLWTGGMVLAGALMFTVVPLPQGYLDRMQTIQTYEEVGEGSALSRFHFWHIATVMVARNPYGVGLRRFDDAYDDHDDSAGYWGSHRSVHNSHLEVLAEMGYAGFAIWIVMFIYAFVLCLRVRYGAASLAGLSEDDRKFYITMANAFMASMFAFIIGGTFIASANNELTWLTFFVVAILHRLYRKDVDALKPVPVAADRVAAVVPRPRRQAIA, from the coding sequence ATGCGCTCCATCCTCGTCCTCGCCATCATCGCCCTCGGCTTCGCCGGCTCGGTCGTCAGCCGCCAGATCGGGCTGCTCACCTACATCTGGTTCGCCCTCTTCAGGCCGCTGGAGTGGATGTGGTGGGACATGCGCTCGTTCCGCTTGTCGCTCGTCGCGGGCCTGCTCTTCCTCGTGCCGTGCATCTTCACCGGCTGGATGCCGAACGTCACCAACCCGATGAGCCTCCTGAGCCTGTCGTTCCTGGGCACGGTGCTCGTCGCGCACTTCACGTCCTACCTGCAGTCGAGCTTCGGCTGGGTGGACCAGTTCATCCGACTGCTCGTGGTCTGCATGCTCGCCGTGAACCTCGTGGACTCGAAGAAGAAGCTGAGCCAGGTGGTCGCGGTGATGGCCGGGTCGTTCGCGTTCTTCGCGGCGAAGGCCGGGCTCTTCTACTACATCGACGGCGGCGTGCAGTTCTCGGCGGGGCAGGCCGGCGCCTTCATCGACAACAACGGCTACGCGATGGCCGTCAACATGGCCATCCCGCTGATGGCGGCCACCGCACTCGCGCTGCAGGTGGACGTGCCGTACCTGAAATACCTCCGATACAGCTTCCTCCTGTGCATCCCGTTCAGCATCATGACCGTGATCGGCACGATGTCGCGCGCGGGGCTGCTGTCGCTCGGGTCCCTCGTCCTCAGCGCCGGCATGCTGCAACGCCGGCCGTTCCTGTGGACCGGCGGGATGGTGCTCGCGGGCGCGCTGATGTTCACGGTCGTGCCCTTGCCGCAGGGGTACCTGGACCGCATGCAGACGATCCAGACCTACGAGGAGGTGGGCGAGGGATCGGCGCTCAGCCGGTTCCACTTCTGGCACATCGCGACGGTGATGGTGGCCCGCAATCCCTACGGCGTCGGGTTGCGCCGCTTCGACGACGCGTATGACGACCACGACGACTCGGCTGGTTACTGGGGTTCGCACCGCTCGGTGCACAACAGCCACCTCGAAGTGCTCGCGGAGATGGGGTACGCGGGCTTCGCGATCTGGATCGTGATGTTCATCTACGCGTTCGTCCTGTGCCTGCGCGTCCGGTACGGCGCCGCGAGCCTGGCGGGGCTCAGCGAGGACGACCGCAAGTTCTACATCACCATGGCGAACGCGTTCATGGCGTCGATGTTCGCGTTCATCATCGGCGGCACGTTCATCGCCTCGGCCAACAACGAGCTCACCTGGCTCACGTTCTTCGTCGTCGCGATCCTCCACCGCCTGTACCGCAAGGACGTCGACGCCCTGAAACCGGTGCCCGTCGCCGCCGACCGGGTCGCGGCCGTCGTGCCGAGACCCCGCCGCCAAGCCATCGCGTGA
- a CDS encoding glycosyltransferase, whose protein sequence is MSRALDLAPLEQADPAVIAFVIPVRDDAERLRTCLRSLREIAMATPHDVLVLDHGSIDQSAAVAEAAGARVMTRRGGNVAGLRNLGAASTTAPLIAFIDADNEVAAGWLGSALGAFKAASVGIAGAPYFAPPQGTWVQRTYDALRRHPSTDGPTEWLGAGNMVIRRQAFDAAGGFDERLETCEDVDLCVRVAGAGWDVRVVPGMKSVHHGDPARLSHVFWGELWRGRDNLRVTLRGPRSFRTLASAAMPVAYAGAVVASLAGWLAPWPAGAAIAGTGLVGLLSLLTLRVSTMRRNAGGRLPAGLWAAVQVALAYDLGRAAAVFVGVGHGRRREAASK, encoded by the coding sequence ATGTCACGTGCGCTCGACCTAGCCCCACTCGAGCAGGCCGATCCCGCCGTCATCGCGTTCGTCATCCCGGTCCGCGACGACGCCGAGCGCCTGCGGACGTGCCTGCGCAGTCTTCGCGAGATCGCGATGGCCACGCCTCATGACGTGCTCGTCCTCGATCACGGGTCGATCGACCAGTCGGCCGCCGTCGCGGAGGCCGCGGGTGCGCGCGTGATGACGCGCCGGGGCGGAAACGTGGCCGGGCTGCGCAATCTGGGAGCGGCCAGCACCACCGCGCCGCTCATCGCCTTCATCGACGCCGACAACGAGGTGGCAGCCGGCTGGCTGGGCTCGGCGCTCGGCGCGTTCAAGGCCGCCTCGGTCGGCATCGCGGGCGCGCCGTATTTCGCGCCTCCGCAGGGCACGTGGGTTCAGCGCACCTACGACGCCTTGCGCCGGCATCCCTCCACGGACGGTCCCACCGAGTGGCTCGGCGCCGGCAACATGGTCATTCGCCGGCAGGCCTTCGACGCGGCCGGCGGCTTCGACGAGCGCCTCGAGACCTGCGAAGACGTCGACCTCTGCGTGCGCGTCGCGGGCGCCGGGTGGGACGTGCGCGTGGTCCCGGGGATGAAGAGCGTGCACCACGGCGATCCCGCGCGTCTCTCGCACGTGTTCTGGGGCGAGCTGTGGCGCGGGCGCGACAACCTGCGCGTGACGCTTCGCGGCCCCCGATCGTTCCGGACGCTGGCCTCGGCCGCGATGCCCGTCGCGTACGCCGGCGCCGTGGTGGCCTCGCTCGCCGGCTGGCTGGCGCCCTGGCCCGCGGGCGCCGCCATCGCGGGAACGGGCCTGGTGGGGCTCCTGTCCCTCCTGACCCTCAGGGTGTCGACGATGCGCAGGAACGCCGGCGGACGCCTGCCGGCAGGACTGTGGGCGGCCGTGCAGGTGGCCCTGGCCTACGACCTCGGGCGGGCCGCCGCGGTGTTCGTGGGCGTGGGCCACGGCCGCCGCCGCGAGGCCGCGTCGAAGTGA
- a CDS encoding glycosyltransferase, with protein sequence MTAPRAASGDRIRVLELRSVRGTGGGPEKTILLGTALTDASRFDVTVCYIRDTRDGVFAIDEWSRSLGIPYIEIPERHSLDPAVVPALRRVIRERRIDIVHAHEYKTDFLALIAARLEGIVPLSTAHGWTGHSRRELSFYYPADRWLLARYPRVIAVSEQIRQVLIAAGARPERVTTVLNSIDPGAFRRDAALEPQVRAELGLPADAVVLGAVGRAEPQKRFDLLIDVFARLARSRPTLHLVIAGEGSRLADLRRQVAGLGDGGARVHLLGHRTDIPRVHHAFDVFVQSSDYEGTPNAVLEAMALGSPVVATKAGGTEEIAFDGVHGRLVACGDAQGLESAIAELCDHPERARQLAAAARARVETDLAFATRVAKVERIYEELMAESRSRA encoded by the coding sequence GTGACGGCCCCCCGCGCCGCGTCCGGCGATCGCATCCGGGTCCTCGAACTCCGCAGCGTCCGCGGCACGGGCGGCGGTCCCGAGAAGACGATCCTCCTCGGCACCGCCCTGACCGACGCGTCGCGCTTCGACGTCACGGTCTGCTACATCCGCGACACCAGGGACGGTGTCTTCGCCATCGACGAGTGGTCGCGGTCGCTGGGCATCCCGTACATCGAGATCCCCGAGCGCCACTCGCTCGATCCCGCGGTCGTGCCCGCGCTGCGGCGCGTGATCCGCGAACGCCGCATCGACATCGTCCACGCGCACGAGTACAAGACGGATTTCCTCGCCCTGATCGCGGCACGGCTGGAGGGCATCGTCCCGCTCTCGACGGCGCACGGCTGGACGGGCCACTCCAGGCGCGAGCTGTCGTTCTACTACCCGGCCGATCGCTGGCTGCTCGCGCGCTATCCCCGCGTCATCGCCGTCTCGGAGCAGATCCGCCAGGTGCTCATCGCCGCGGGTGCGCGGCCCGAGCGCGTGACCACGGTGCTCAACTCGATCGACCCCGGCGCCTTCAGGCGGGACGCCGCGCTCGAGCCGCAGGTGCGCGCCGAGCTCGGGCTGCCCGCCGACGCCGTCGTCCTCGGCGCGGTGGGCCGGGCCGAGCCGCAGAAGCGCTTCGACCTGCTCATCGACGTCTTCGCCCGCCTGGCCCGGTCGCGGCCGACGCTCCACCTCGTCATTGCGGGCGAGGGGTCGCGGCTGGCGGACCTGCGCCGCCAGGTCGCGGGGCTCGGCGACGGCGGCGCCCGGGTGCATCTCCTGGGCCATCGGACCGACATACCGAGAGTGCACCACGCCTTCGACGTCTTCGTGCAGTCGTCCGACTACGAAGGGACGCCGAATGCCGTGCTGGAGGCCATGGCGCTCGGCTCGCCCGTCGTGGCGACGAAGGCCGGGGGCACCGAGGAGATCGCGTTCGACGGCGTGCACGGGCGCCTCGTCGCCTGCGGCGACGCGCAGGGCCTCGAGTCGGCCATCGCCGAGCTGTGCGACCATCCGGAGAGGGCGCGGCAGCTGGCGGCGGCCGCACGGGCGCGCGTGGAGACCGACCTGGCCTTCGCCACGCGCGTCGCCAAGGTCGAACGCATCTACGAGGAGCTGATGGCCGAGTCGAGGAGCCGCGCGTGA
- a CDS encoding TIGR03087 family PEP-CTERM/XrtA system glycosyltransferase produces MRVLYLTHRLPYAPNRGDRIRSFHFVEGLRAAMDVGIVSLVHDDVEAAAVPQVADRGVDVTVARVAGLSRWLRATVALAGPDPLTHHLLTAPTIHQAVESAVARARPDVVLAMCSSMAQFALRPPLDRYPLVLDMVDVDSEKWRSLGAVSRPPKSWVYRREARVLSAFERVATERAVTTLVVNEKESDALKALAPDSDIRVISMGVDIDAFTPMDPPGNSATVVFCGVMNYPPNESGALWLVREVWPLVLQRRPDARLEIVGSQPTAAVRALARPGIVVTGLVPHTRDYLWRAAVAVAPLHTARGLQNKVFEAMAAGVPVVVTAAVHAGLPPGVRQACEVADSAPDYADRILRWLERSPAERRAHAMGVDLRPWSWAGPRGELVDVITAAAATRT; encoded by the coding sequence GTGAGGGTGCTCTACCTCACGCACCGGTTGCCCTACGCGCCGAACCGCGGCGATCGGATCCGGTCGTTCCACTTCGTCGAGGGCCTCCGGGCGGCGATGGACGTCGGCATCGTGTCCCTCGTTCACGATGACGTCGAAGCCGCCGCCGTACCGCAGGTGGCCGACCGGGGCGTGGACGTCACGGTGGCGCGCGTCGCGGGCCTCAGCCGGTGGCTCCGCGCCACCGTCGCGCTGGCGGGGCCGGACCCGCTCACCCACCACCTGCTCACGGCGCCGACGATTCACCAGGCCGTGGAGAGCGCGGTGGCGCGGGCACGACCCGACGTGGTGCTCGCGATGTGCAGCAGCATGGCGCAGTTCGCGCTGCGCCCGCCGCTCGACCGCTATCCGCTCGTGCTCGACATGGTGGACGTCGACTCGGAGAAGTGGCGGAGCCTCGGCGCGGTCTCGCGGCCGCCGAAGTCGTGGGTCTACCGCCGCGAGGCCCGGGTGCTGTCGGCGTTCGAGCGCGTGGCGACCGAGCGCGCGGTGACCACGCTCGTCGTGAACGAGAAGGAGAGCGACGCGCTGAAGGCCCTGGCCCCGGACTCCGACATCCGCGTGATCTCGATGGGGGTGGACATCGACGCGTTCACGCCGATGGACCCCCCCGGCAACTCGGCCACGGTGGTCTTCTGCGGCGTGATGAACTACCCGCCGAACGAGTCCGGCGCGCTGTGGCTCGTTCGCGAGGTCTGGCCGCTCGTCCTGCAGCGGCGGCCCGACGCGCGGCTGGAAATCGTGGGCAGTCAGCCCACGGCCGCGGTGCGGGCCCTGGCCCGCCCCGGCATCGTCGTGACCGGGCTCGTGCCGCACACCCGCGACTACCTCTGGCGGGCGGCCGTGGCCGTCGCTCCCTTGCACACGGCGCGAGGCCTGCAGAACAAGGTGTTCGAGGCGATGGCCGCCGGCGTGCCGGTCGTCGTGACGGCGGCCGTCCACGCGGGGCTGCCGCCGGGCGTGCGCCAGGCGTGCGAGGTGGCCGACTCGGCCCCCGACTACGCGGACCGGATCCTGCGCTGGCTGGAGCGTTCGCCGGCGGAGCGCCGCGCCCACGCGATGGGGGTGGACCTGCGCCCGTGGTCCTGGGCCGGACCTCGAGGCGAGCTGGTGGACGTCATCACGGCCGCGGCCGCGACCCGGACGTAG
- a CDS encoding tetratricopeptide repeat protein, producing the protein MPNRVSILARLTGAAVVAAALAACAGDPAVEKRQHVERADQYVAAGKYPEAIIEYRAAIQIDPAFGEARLKLGDAYAQSNNPDLAFPEYVRAADLLPDDLKAQLTAGQYLLLATRYEDARARARKVIEREPTNVAAHVLLGNALAGLRDYEAATATLERAISFDPNRGLTYATLGAIHTVVGRTPEAEAAYARAIEVDPKSAEARLAYGSYLLQAGDTAGAETSFEAVLAIDPKNPLALRALSSMFVNLRDARRAEPYLRTLADDLDDSAAAFMLTEVLLATGREAEAVSRLQTLAGVRRHFAEATLRLATVDYVAGRRAQAYTHLDELLTQQPRLAKALALRGRFRLEEGKVDDALADLQQAVTTDNKYEAGQFWLGQALLARRRASDARTALAAALRLNPGYVPAQIEMARVHLGAQEFDEAVTLARQAATAAPDLPDAQIVLIRALLGAGRTSDAEAALRAFARLAPGDPQLQILDGELRLLRRDPKAAEARFAAALQAAPSSREALGGLVASRLAAGDVAGARSAADAALGEAPADAKALVVAAKAYGQSGDLATAEKMLKRAIDADPSLLEPYSMLGQIYVTQNRLDEALREFDRLSALQPEAVGPKTLVAVLHHLANRRDQAKQAYEAVLRVDPSAVVAANNLAWMKVEDNENLDVALQLAQAAKVRAPQAPEVSDTIGLIYYRRNLFSYSVAAYEDAVKYAPSNPEYHYRLGLALSKNNEPERARASFTKALALSGTFPGAADAKAQLAALP; encoded by the coding sequence ATGCCGAACCGCGTTTCCATCCTCGCGCGCCTCACCGGGGCCGCCGTCGTGGCGGCCGCGCTCGCGGCCTGCGCCGGCGACCCGGCCGTCGAGAAGCGCCAGCACGTCGAGCGGGCCGATCAGTACGTCGCTGCCGGCAAATACCCCGAAGCGATCATCGAGTACCGGGCGGCCATCCAGATCGACCCCGCGTTCGGCGAAGCCAGGCTGAAGCTGGGGGACGCGTATGCCCAGTCGAACAATCCCGACCTGGCGTTCCCGGAATACGTCCGGGCCGCGGACCTCCTGCCCGACGACCTCAAGGCGCAGCTGACCGCGGGCCAGTACCTGCTGCTCGCCACCCGCTACGAGGACGCGCGGGCCCGCGCGCGCAAGGTGATCGAACGCGAGCCCACCAACGTCGCCGCACACGTGCTGCTCGGCAACGCGCTGGCGGGATTGAGGGACTACGAAGCCGCCACGGCCACGCTCGAGCGGGCCATCTCGTTCGATCCCAACCGCGGCCTGACGTATGCGACCCTCGGCGCCATCCACACCGTCGTCGGCCGCACTCCTGAAGCCGAGGCCGCCTATGCGCGGGCCATCGAGGTGGATCCAAAGTCGGCCGAAGCGCGGCTGGCCTACGGCAGCTACCTGCTGCAGGCCGGGGACACCGCGGGCGCCGAGACGTCCTTCGAAGCCGTGCTGGCCATCGACCCCAAGAACCCGCTGGCGCTTCGCGCGCTCTCGTCGATGTTCGTGAATCTCCGGGATGCGCGGCGCGCCGAGCCGTACCTCCGGACGCTCGCGGACGACCTGGACGATTCGGCGGCCGCCTTCATGCTCACGGAGGTGCTGCTGGCGACGGGCCGCGAGGCCGAGGCCGTCTCCCGCCTCCAGACGCTCGCGGGGGTCCGCCGGCACTTCGCGGAAGCCACGCTGCGCCTGGCCACCGTGGACTACGTGGCCGGCCGCCGCGCTCAGGCCTACACCCACCTCGACGAGCTGCTCACGCAGCAGCCGCGCCTGGCCAAGGCGCTCGCGCTCCGCGGCCGGTTCCGGCTCGAAGAGGGCAAGGTGGACGACGCCCTCGCCGACCTTCAGCAGGCCGTCACCACCGACAACAAGTACGAGGCCGGCCAGTTCTGGCTGGGACAGGCGCTGCTCGCCCGACGGCGCGCCAGCGACGCGCGGACGGCGCTGGCGGCGGCCCTTCGGCTGAACCCCGGCTACGTGCCGGCGCAGATTGAGATGGCCCGCGTCCACCTCGGGGCACAGGAGTTCGACGAGGCCGTGACCCTGGCACGGCAGGCCGCGACGGCGGCCCCGGACCTGCCGGACGCGCAGATCGTGTTGATCCGCGCCCTGCTCGGAGCGGGCCGGACCAGCGACGCGGAGGCCGCGTTGCGCGCCTTCGCGCGCCTCGCGCCCGGGGATCCCCAGCTCCAGATTCTCGACGGCGAGCTGCGCCTGCTCAGGCGCGATCCGAAGGCCGCCGAGGCGCGTTTCGCCGCGGCGCTGCAGGCGGCCCCTTCGTCGCGCGAGGCGCTCGGCGGACTCGTGGCCAGCCGCCTGGCGGCGGGAGACGTCGCCGGCGCGCGGTCGGCCGCCGACGCGGCGCTGGGCGAGGCGCCGGCCGACGCCAAGGCCCTGGTGGTGGCGGCGAAGGCCTACGGGCAGAGCGGCGATCTCGCCACCGCCGAGAAGATGCTCAAGCGCGCCATCGACGCCGACCCGTCGCTGCTCGAACCCTACTCGATGCTGGGCCAGATCTACGTCACGCAGAACCGTCTCGACGAGGCGCTTCGCGAGTTCGATCGCCTGTCGGCGCTGCAGCCGGAAGCCGTGGGCCCGAAGACGCTGGTGGCGGTCCTGCACCACCTGGCGAACCGCCGGGATCAGGCCAAGCAGGCCTACGAGGCCGTCCTGCGCGTGGACCCGTCCGCGGTGGTCGCCGCGAACAACCTGGCGTGGATGAAGGTGGAAGACAACGAGAACCTGGACGTCGCCCTGCAGCTTGCGCAGGCGGCCAAGGTCCGGGCGCCCCAGGCGCCGGAGGTGAGCGACACCATCGGCCTCATCTACTACCGCCGGAACCTCTTCTCCTACTCGGTGGCCGCCTACGAAGACGCCGTGAAGTACGCGCCGTCGAACCCGGAGTATCACTACCGGCTCGGACTCGCCCTGTCGAAGAACAACGAGCCGGAACGGGCGCGCGCGTCGTTCACGAAGGCGCTGGCCTTGAGCGGGACGTTCCCGGGTGCGGCGGACGCGAAGGCGCAGCTCGCGGCTCTGCCCTAG
- a CDS encoding EpsI family protein yields the protein MNLVTRLLVVAALLGAAAAALSAAGRREETPARDLLSGFPLSIDGWRGTEAEPLDLDTMRVLGVDDYVLRSYTGSAGLVGLYVGYYGSQRQGDTIHSPMNCLPGAGWVPAEAGRTRLRTGGGSVEVNRYLIQKGEDRQIALYWYQGRGRTVASEYWSKAYLVWDAARRRRTDGALVRVLSPVGRGEDVAAAEARALEFAALVYPRLSPYIPE from the coding sequence GTGAACCTGGTGACACGCCTCCTGGTAGTGGCGGCCCTGCTCGGCGCGGCGGCCGCGGCGCTCTCGGCCGCGGGACGCCGCGAAGAGACGCCGGCCCGCGATCTCCTGTCCGGGTTTCCGCTGTCGATCGACGGCTGGAGGGGCACCGAGGCCGAACCGCTGGACCTCGACACGATGCGCGTCCTGGGGGTCGACGACTACGTCCTGCGCAGCTACACGGGCAGCGCCGGCCTCGTCGGCCTCTACGTCGGGTATTACGGCAGCCAGCGCCAGGGCGACACGATCCACTCGCCCATGAACTGCCTGCCCGGCGCGGGGTGGGTCCCGGCCGAAGCCGGACGCACGCGCCTGCGGACCGGCGGCGGAAGCGTCGAAGTGAACCGGTACCTCATCCAGAAGGGGGAGGACCGCCAGATCGCCCTGTACTGGTATCAGGGACGCGGCCGTACGGTCGCCAGCGAGTATTGGAGCAAAGCCTATCTGGTATGGGACGCGGCCCGGCGTCGGCGCACGGACGGCGCGCTGGTCCGGGTCCTGAGCCCGGTGGGCCGGGGTGAGGACGTGGCCGCCGCGGAAGCGCGAGCGCTGGAGTTCGCGGCGCTCGTGTACCCCCGCCTCTCCCCGTACATCCCCGAGTAG